A genomic region of Terriglobales bacterium contains the following coding sequences:
- a CDS encoding xanthine dehydrogenase family protein subunit M: protein MRAFEYASPKGKQQVVGLLGKQWGDAEVLAGGTDLLALMKDDVVTPKRLVNIKDVAELRGVSYVAARGLRLGALTTLAEIADNATVRARYPVLADAAYEAASPQIRNLATIGGNMCQRPRCWYFRNNIAMKTADGKAAAIEGDNRYHAILGNEQAQFVSPSTIAPVLIGYGAQIRLFGGAGARELPLEKFFRVPPMMGDREHDLKPDEIVTEIIVPPPPPGTRAAHYEVRQKAAFDWPYATAAAVVQMQGGKVQAARIVLSQVAPVPWLSQEAADAIVGKEINEQTADAAGAAAVAGARPLSHNAYKVKLARVAVKRALLAAAKGEAPA, encoded by the coding sequence ATGAGGGCCTTCGAATACGCCAGTCCGAAAGGCAAGCAGCAGGTTGTGGGATTGCTCGGCAAGCAGTGGGGCGACGCCGAGGTACTGGCGGGCGGCACCGACCTGCTGGCGCTGATGAAAGATGACGTGGTCACGCCCAAGCGCCTGGTGAACATCAAGGACGTGGCCGAGCTGCGCGGCGTCAGCTACGTGGCCGCGCGCGGGCTGCGGCTGGGCGCGCTGACCACGCTCGCCGAAATCGCCGACAACGCCACCGTGCGCGCGCGCTATCCCGTGCTGGCCGACGCCGCCTACGAGGCCGCCAGCCCGCAGATCCGCAACCTGGCGACCATCGGCGGAAACATGTGCCAGCGCCCGCGCTGCTGGTACTTCCGCAACAACATCGCCATGAAGACGGCGGACGGCAAGGCGGCCGCGATCGAGGGCGACAACCGCTATCACGCCATCCTGGGCAACGAGCAGGCGCAGTTCGTCTCGCCCTCCACGATCGCGCCGGTGCTGATCGGCTACGGCGCGCAAATCCGCCTGTTCGGCGGCGCCGGAGCGCGCGAACTGCCGCTGGAGAAATTCTTCCGCGTGCCGCCCATGATGGGCGACCGCGAGCACGACCTGAAGCCCGACGAGATCGTCACCGAGATCATCGTGCCGCCGCCCCCGCCCGGAACCAGGGCCGCCCACTACGAGGTCCGCCAGAAAGCGGCGTTTGACTGGCCCTACGCCACCGCCGCCGCCGTGGTGCAGATGCAGGGCGGAAAAGTGCAAGCGGCACGCATCGTCCTCAGCCAGGTGGCGCCGGTGCCGTGGCTCTCGCAGGAAGCCGCCGACGCGATTGTCGGCAAAGAGATCAATGAGCAGACGGCCGACGCGGCCGGCGCAGCCGCTGTTGCCGGCGCGCGTCCCCTGAGCCACAACGCGTACAAGGTGAAGCTGGCGCGGGTGGCGGTGAAGCGCGCGCTGCTGGCCGCAGCGAAGGGAGAAGCGCCGGCATGA
- a CDS encoding CUAEP/CCAEP-tail radical SAM protein: protein MNVLLISAYEMGRQPFGLASPAAWLRGAGFQVALLDLSQSPLDEDAVRAADLIAFYLPMHTATRIAVRAIRKVRELNPAAHLCAYGLYAPLNWDLLRGLGVKNVIGGEFETGLRMLARRLAGQIPPQPRVPRLSLVKQQFVVPDRAGLPPLRKYARLLMPDGAERVTGYTEATRGCKHLCRHCPIVPVYEGAFRVVQRDVVLADIRQQVAAGAEHITFGDPDFFNGPTHSIELVEALHREFPALSYDVTIKAEHLLKHADLLATLRRTGCAFVTSAIESVDDRVLTLLDKGHTRADFYRLVETMRSAGLPLAPTVVAFTPWTTLDSYGEMLRAIAELGLVESVAPVQWTIRLLIPAGSRLLELAEVQSIIGEFDQQALCYRWANPDARVDALQRQIERLVEERSRAGDSRAAIFEKVWERVWRAGEKAGAAAQLPSFHLPARATIPYLNEPWYC, encoded by the coding sequence GTGAACGTCCTGCTTATCTCCGCCTACGAAATGGGCCGCCAGCCGTTCGGATTGGCGTCGCCGGCGGCATGGCTGCGCGGCGCAGGGTTCCAGGTTGCGCTCCTTGACCTCTCGCAGTCACCCCTCGATGAAGACGCAGTCCGCGCCGCCGATCTGATCGCTTTCTACCTTCCCATGCACACGGCCACGCGCATCGCCGTGCGCGCCATCAGGAAGGTCCGCGAGCTGAATCCGGCGGCGCACCTGTGCGCCTATGGGCTTTATGCGCCGCTGAACTGGGACCTGCTGCGCGGCCTGGGCGTGAAGAACGTGATCGGCGGCGAGTTCGAGACGGGCCTGCGGATGCTGGCGCGGCGCCTGGCGGGGCAAATCCCGCCGCAGCCCCGCGTCCCGCGGCTCTCGCTCGTGAAGCAGCAGTTTGTTGTTCCTGATCGCGCCGGGCTTCCGCCGCTGCGCAAGTACGCGCGCCTGCTCATGCCTGACGGCGCCGAGCGCGTGACCGGATACACCGAGGCCACGCGCGGCTGCAAGCACCTGTGCCGGCATTGCCCGATCGTGCCGGTGTATGAAGGCGCGTTTCGCGTGGTGCAGCGCGACGTGGTGCTGGCCGACATTCGCCAGCAGGTGGCCGCCGGCGCCGAGCACATCACCTTCGGAGACCCCGACTTCTTCAACGGGCCCACGCACTCGATCGAGCTGGTCGAGGCGCTGCACCGTGAGTTTCCCGCGCTCAGCTACGACGTGACGATCAAGGCCGAGCACCTGCTCAAACACGCCGACCTGCTTGCCACGCTGCGCCGCACCGGATGCGCATTCGTGACATCGGCCATCGAGTCGGTGGACGACCGCGTGCTCACGCTGCTCGACAAGGGGCACACGCGGGCCGACTTCTATCGGCTGGTGGAAACCATGCGATCTGCCGGCCTGCCGCTCGCGCCCACGGTCGTCGCCTTCACGCCCTGGACCACGCTGGATAGCTATGGCGAGATGCTGCGCGCCATCGCCGAACTCGGCCTGGTGGAAAGCGTCGCGCCGGTGCAGTGGACGATTCGCCTGCTGATCCCGGCTGGATCGCGCCTGCTGGAATTGGCGGAGGTCCAGAGCATCATCGGCGAATTTGACCAGCAGGCGCTGTGTTATCGGTGGGCGAATCCCGACGCGCGCGTGGACGCGCTGCAACGCCAAATCGAACGGCTCGTGGAAGAGCGCTCGCGGGCGGGCGACTCGCGCGCCGCCATTTTCGAAAAAGTCTGGGAGCGAGTCTGGCGCGCGGGGGAGAAGGCCGGCGCCGCGGCGCAACTTCCCTCGTTCCATCTGCCCGCGCGCGCCACCATTCCTTATCTCAACGAGCCCTGGTACTGCTGA
- a CDS encoding endo-1,4-beta-xylanase, translating into MSYRICARLDNRRGFLVLLAAFMLGMQGCGSGDGAGDAPAAITLTSDSSPIQSFGLHVHSPLRNWPSVPFRYWRVWDSGVDWSRIETARGQFNFSLLDQYVSLAGQHNVRLIYVLGNTPRWASQDPSHIGTQGVAGATAPPADIAIWQEFVSAVAGRYKGRIYAYEVWNEANLDGYWTGSQDDMVAMVRVAHDTIKRIDPAAFVLAPSIVGGGGMDYLSEFLSKAAGSLDAVPFHLYYTNKMPEKAVKFYRQALSIAAQAGKDIWDTEDGWGPWGSFDNEQDAAAYLARNLILQSAAGVKVIVWFAWDDRGPWVHLYLVESDFQTPAPAAQAFEQVQSWLAGKTLTCSSDSTGTWQCAVSTATGAHTYIVWNSQGSATFQVPAEWKARSLTRLDGSQTSVGASVSISTSPVLLGP; encoded by the coding sequence GTGTCTTACAGAATTTGCGCGCGCCTCGACAACCGCCGGGGCTTCCTGGTTCTCCTGGCTGCCTTCATGCTTGGGATGCAAGGCTGCGGCAGCGGAGACGGGGCAGGCGATGCGCCCGCGGCGATCACGCTGACCTCCGACTCCAGTCCCATCCAGAGCTTCGGACTTCACGTTCACAGCCCGCTGCGGAACTGGCCCTCCGTGCCGTTCAGGTACTGGCGCGTCTGGGACTCTGGCGTTGACTGGTCGCGAATCGAGACGGCGCGTGGACAGTTCAACTTCAGCCTCCTTGACCAGTACGTGTCACTGGCCGGGCAGCATAACGTCAGGTTGATCTACGTGCTCGGCAACACCCCGCGCTGGGCGTCGCAAGACCCGTCGCACATCGGCACCCAGGGTGTGGCGGGCGCCACTGCGCCCCCGGCCGACATCGCGATCTGGCAGGAATTCGTGAGCGCCGTGGCCGGCCGCTATAAGGGCCGCATCTACGCCTACGAGGTGTGGAACGAGGCCAACCTGGACGGCTACTGGACCGGCAGCCAGGACGACATGGTCGCCATGGTCCGCGTGGCGCACGACACCATCAAGAGAATTGACCCCGCGGCCTTCGTGCTGGCGCCGTCCATTGTCGGCGGCGGCGGCATGGATTACCTGTCAGAGTTTCTCTCCAAGGCGGCCGGCTCGCTCGACGCCGTGCCTTTCCACCTCTACTACACCAACAAAATGCCCGAGAAAGCGGTGAAGTTCTATCGGCAGGCGCTTTCCATCGCGGCGCAGGCGGGCAAAGACATTTGGGACACCGAAGACGGCTGGGGGCCGTGGGGATCTTTTGACAATGAACAGGACGCGGCTGCGTACCTGGCCCGCAATCTCATCCTGCAGTCGGCGGCGGGTGTGAAGGTGATCGTCTGGTTCGCCTGGGACGATCGCGGACCGTGGGTCCACCTCTACCTGGTCGAATCGGACTTCCAGACGCCAGCGCCGGCGGCCCAGGCGTTCGAGCAGGTGCAGTCGTGGCTCGCGGGCAAGACCCTGACCTGCTCCAGCGATTCGACCGGGACGTGGCAATGCGCCGTCTCCACCGCCACGGGGGCGCACACGTACATCGTGTGGAACTCGCAGGGCAGCGCCACTTTCCAGGTTCCCGCCGAATGGAAGGCGCGAAGCCTGACCAGGCTCGACGGTTCGCAGACGTCCGTCGGCGCTTCGGTCTCAATCTCTACTTCGCCGGTGTTGCTGGGCCCGTGA
- a CDS encoding (2Fe-2S)-binding protein, whose protein sequence is MPRKPVDEPAGVSRREFLKISGITVSVPMVVGPTVVEVAGQEVELHGPGAVPIALTVNGKKLTGQVETRTTLLDAMRQQFDVTGPKRVCDRGACGACTVLMDGKPVYSCSVLAIEAQGKNIVTAEGLMVGGQLHAVQAAFVDHDAQQCGFCTPGFVVATKAFLDTHPSATPDQVARGLGGNFCRCGTYHGIQEVVTAGATRRASAAD, encoded by the coding sequence ATGCCCCGCAAGCCTGTCGACGAACCCGCCGGCGTATCGCGCCGCGAATTCCTGAAAATTTCCGGCATCACCGTCTCGGTGCCCATGGTGGTTGGGCCCACGGTGGTGGAAGTTGCCGGCCAGGAAGTGGAGCTGCACGGCCCGGGCGCCGTTCCCATCGCGCTCACCGTGAACGGCAAGAAGCTCACCGGCCAGGTGGAGACGCGCACCACGCTGCTCGACGCCATGCGCCAGCAGTTTGACGTGACCGGGCCCAAGCGCGTGTGCGACCGCGGCGCCTGCGGGGCGTGCACCGTGTTGATGGACGGCAAGCCGGTGTACTCGTGCAGCGTGCTCGCCATCGAGGCGCAAGGGAAGAACATCGTGACCGCCGAGGGCCTCATGGTGGGCGGCCAGCTGCACGCCGTGCAGGCCGCATTCGTTGACCACGACGCGCAGCAGTGCGGCTTCTGCACGCCCGGATTCGTGGTGGCGACCAAGGCGTTCCTGGACACGCATCCCAGCGCCACGCCCGACCAGGTGGCGCGCGGGCTGGGCGGCAATTTCTGCCGCTGCGGCACCTATCACGGCATTCAGGAAGTAGTGACGGCCGGCGCAACGCGAAGGGCGAGCGCGGCAGACTAG
- the npdG gene encoding NADPH-dependent F420 reductase: MSRIIAVVGGTGPEGSGLALRWARAGQDVIIGSRDASRAEQAAKTISERAGRPVRGMANDAAVAAADVVVLAVPFTAQADTLKQLKPHFRAGAVLIDATVPLASTVGGRASRVLGVWQGSAAQQAAELAPKGVHVAAAFQNVGAELLSGEGDVECDVIVCSDDDAARRVASELAALIPGVRALDGGKLENARIVEQITALLITLNVRHKSHFAGLRITGLDVPRKKPEPSKHEA, translated from the coding sequence TTGAGCCGCATCATCGCGGTGGTGGGCGGGACCGGCCCTGAAGGCTCCGGGCTGGCGCTGCGCTGGGCGCGCGCCGGTCAGGACGTGATCATCGGCTCGCGCGACGCGAGCCGCGCCGAGCAGGCGGCGAAAACAATCTCGGAACGCGCAGGCAGGCCCGTCCGCGGCATGGCCAATGACGCGGCCGTCGCCGCGGCCGACGTGGTGGTGCTCGCGGTGCCGTTCACCGCGCAGGCCGACACGCTCAAGCAGCTCAAGCCGCACTTCCGCGCGGGCGCGGTGCTCATCGACGCCACGGTTCCGCTGGCCTCGACCGTGGGCGGGCGCGCCTCGCGCGTGCTGGGCGTATGGCAGGGATCGGCGGCGCAGCAGGCTGCCGAGCTCGCGCCCAAGGGCGTGCACGTAGCGGCGGCGTTCCAGAACGTGGGCGCGGAGCTGCTCTCGGGCGAAGGTGATGTGGAGTGCGACGTGATCGTGTGCTCCGACGACGATGCGGCCCGCCGGGTCGCGTCCGAGCTGGCGGCGCTGATTCCCGGGGTGCGCGCTCTCGACGGCGGCAAACTGGAGAACGCGCGCATCGTGGAGCAGATTACGGCGCTGCTCATCACGCTCAATGTGCGGCACAAGTCGCACTTCGCCGGGCTGCGCATCACCGGCCTCGACGTGCCGAGGAAGAAGCCGGAGCCGTCGAAGCACGAGGCGTAG
- a CDS encoding oxidative damage protection protein, which translates to MSQRMVQCVKFGKEMPGLDEPPFDSELGQRVYENVSADAWKMWLEHLKMIMNEYRLNPATREAQEIILQQMEQYFFGEGAQLPPGYVPPQTKQ; encoded by the coding sequence ATGTCGCAGCGCATGGTGCAATGCGTGAAGTTCGGCAAGGAGATGCCGGGGCTGGACGAGCCGCCGTTCGACAGCGAACTCGGCCAGCGGGTCTACGAGAACGTCTCCGCCGACGCGTGGAAGATGTGGCTGGAGCACCTGAAGATGATCATGAACGAATACCGCCTGAACCCGGCGACGCGAGAGGCCCAGGAGATCATTCTGCAGCAGATGGAGCAGTACTTTTTCGGCGAAGGCGCGCAACTGCCGCCCGGATACGTGCCGCCGCAGACGAAACAATAG
- the cofE gene encoding coenzyme F420-0:L-glutamate ligase, whose protein sequence is MKSSITCWALTGIPEVRAGDSLADLILGATRKHPLRAGDILVVKHKIVAKAEGRTVRLDSVTPSARARRWANRWQRDARLAELALREARRVVRMKKGVLITETRHGFVCANSGVDLSNVDGGHTAVLLPVDPDRSARRLHLSLKQRLGVHVPVIIADSFGRPWREGLAEAALGSAGMRVLADYRGRRDPHGYTLHATAEAVADELAALAGLACGKLERAPACIIRGFRYERGSDTARRLLRKRERDLFR, encoded by the coding sequence ATGAAGTCGTCCATCACCTGCTGGGCCCTGACCGGGATTCCTGAGGTCCGCGCCGGCGATTCGCTCGCCGACCTGATCCTCGGCGCCACGCGTAAGCACCCGCTGCGCGCGGGCGACATTCTCGTGGTGAAGCACAAGATCGTGGCCAAAGCGGAGGGCCGCACGGTTCGCCTGGATTCGGTCACGCCATCAGCGCGCGCGCGGCGCTGGGCCAATCGCTGGCAGCGCGACGCGCGCCTGGCGGAACTGGCGCTGCGCGAGGCGCGCCGCGTGGTGCGGATGAAGAAGGGCGTGCTGATTACCGAGACGCGCCACGGATTTGTGTGCGCCAACAGCGGCGTGGACCTCTCCAACGTCGATGGCGGCCACACGGCGGTGCTGCTGCCCGTTGATCCGGACCGCTCGGCGCGGCGGCTGCATCTGAGTCTGAAGCAGAGGCTGGGCGTGCACGTGCCGGTCATCATTGCCGACAGCTTTGGCCGGCCCTGGCGCGAAGGCCTGGCCGAAGCCGCGCTCGGTTCGGCGGGGATGCGCGTGCTGGCCGACTATCGCGGACGCCGCGATCCGCACGGCTACACCCTGCACGCCACCGCCGAGGCCGTGGCGGATGAGCTGGCGGCGCTGGCGGGGCTCGCCTGCGGCAAGCTGGAGCGCGCGCCGGCGTGTATCATTCGAGGTTTCCGGTACGAGCGCGGGAGCGACACCGCGCGCCGGCTGCTGCGGAAGCGGGAGCGGGACTTGTTCCGGTAA
- a CDS encoding xanthine dehydrogenase family protein molybdopterin-binding subunit, translated as MPDYQWPPASKRKYIGTRISRVDGPVKSTGRAKYTYDYNPKGLLYGAMLGCPHAHAKVTAIDTSAAEKAPGVKAVQVLSPVGREINWAGDPVVAVAATSEGAAHDALPLIKVEYEVLPALVIDTQEPPHEIAPDTSPFAQSEVIDMLQNQVPDGQIVAQVTQRGISFQPAEAFLSTLQKAGVNARVIDALKAAPQKPAEKKAPSWYKPAAASTKGDVEKAFAEAAAVSEGFYGSSVIAHCCLESHGSAAEWTDDKDLFVHISTQSVYGIAGQMSAPLNMEASKIHVHQDHVGGGFGSKFSADRWDVAAAQLSKKAGGAPVKIMLTRAQELEFAGCRPSAYAKVKVAADKDGRITAWDSFGWGSGGPGGGGSPPLPYLMADSVPNQRKQWTGVVNNIGPARAWRAPAHPQAAVITICAFDDLAARLNMDPVQFWLKNIELTGPRSRYYRDEFPIADRMMNWSKRWHPRGDKTAGPIKQGLGVSLHTWGGRGHESYCDVAIHPDGTVNIKMATQDLGTGTRTCILAVAADTLGIPFSQIKLDIGDNQYPQSGGSGGSSTIGGVTSSTRRGTVDARDALFAKVAPALNAKPEELEAVDGMVRVAADPKRSLTWKEACSKIGAMPITARGVNKAGLTPDLTNSNVGGVQMADVSVDVETGIVKVNKMVAVQDCGLVVDLKLAESQVYGALIMGISYALYEEKIMDPLSGRMLNPNMEFYRLAGIGDIPPLEVHMMTGGIYDERGVIGLGEPPVVSPGAAISNAVANAIGVRVPVIPLTPDRVLAALEQGQKGASA; from the coding sequence ATGCCCGACTATCAATGGCCTCCTGCAAGTAAGCGGAAGTACATCGGGACGCGGATTTCGCGCGTGGATGGGCCGGTGAAGTCCACCGGGCGGGCGAAGTACACCTACGACTACAACCCCAAGGGCCTGCTCTACGGGGCGATGCTGGGATGTCCGCATGCGCACGCAAAGGTGACCGCGATCGATACGTCGGCGGCCGAGAAAGCGCCGGGGGTGAAGGCAGTGCAGGTGCTCTCGCCGGTGGGCCGCGAAATCAACTGGGCCGGCGATCCGGTGGTGGCCGTCGCCGCCACCAGCGAAGGCGCGGCGCACGACGCGCTCCCGCTGATCAAGGTGGAATACGAGGTCCTGCCGGCGCTGGTCATCGACACGCAGGAGCCGCCGCACGAGATCGCGCCCGACACCAGCCCCTTCGCGCAGAGTGAAGTGATTGACATGCTGCAGAACCAGGTGCCCGACGGGCAGATCGTTGCCCAGGTAACGCAGCGCGGCATCAGCTTCCAGCCGGCCGAAGCTTTCCTCTCCACGTTGCAGAAGGCGGGCGTGAACGCGCGCGTGATCGACGCGCTGAAGGCCGCGCCGCAGAAGCCGGCGGAGAAAAAAGCGCCCTCGTGGTACAAGCCGGCAGCGGCATCGACCAAGGGCGACGTCGAGAAGGCCTTCGCCGAGGCCGCAGCGGTGAGCGAAGGTTTCTACGGCAGCTCGGTGATCGCGCACTGCTGCCTGGAGTCGCACGGCTCGGCCGCGGAGTGGACCGACGATAAGGACCTGTTCGTTCACATTTCCACCCAGAGCGTGTACGGCATCGCCGGGCAGATGTCGGCGCCGCTCAACATGGAAGCTTCCAAGATCCACGTGCACCAGGACCACGTGGGCGGCGGATTCGGCAGCAAGTTCAGCGCCGACCGCTGGGACGTGGCCGCGGCGCAGCTCTCCAAGAAAGCGGGCGGCGCGCCGGTCAAGATCATGCTCACCCGCGCCCAGGAGCTGGAGTTCGCCGGCTGCCGCCCGTCGGCCTACGCCAAGGTGAAAGTTGCGGCCGACAAAGACGGCAGAATTACCGCGTGGGATTCGTTCGGCTGGGGCTCGGGCGGACCGGGCGGAGGCGGCTCTCCGCCGCTGCCCTACCTGATGGCGGACTCGGTCCCCAACCAGCGCAAGCAGTGGACGGGCGTGGTGAACAACATTGGCCCGGCACGCGCGTGGCGCGCGCCGGCGCATCCGCAGGCGGCGGTCATCACGATCTGCGCCTTCGACGATCTGGCCGCCAGGCTCAACATGGACCCGGTGCAGTTCTGGCTGAAGAACATCGAGCTCACCGGGCCGCGTTCGCGCTACTACCGCGACGAGTTCCCCATCGCCGACCGGATGATGAACTGGTCCAAGCGCTGGCACCCGCGCGGCGACAAGACCGCCGGTCCGATCAAGCAGGGCCTGGGCGTCTCGCTCCACACCTGGGGCGGGCGCGGACACGAGAGCTACTGCGACGTGGCCATCCATCCCGACGGCACGGTCAACATCAAGATGGCCACGCAGGACCTGGGCACGGGCACGCGCACCTGCATCCTGGCGGTCGCGGCCGACACGCTCGGCATCCCGTTCAGCCAGATCAAGCTCGACATCGGCGACAACCAGTATCCGCAGTCGGGCGGGTCGGGCGGCTCGAGCACGATTGGCGGCGTCACCTCCTCCACGCGGCGCGGCACGGTGGACGCGCGCGACGCGCTCTTCGCCAAGGTGGCGCCCGCGCTCAACGCCAAGCCGGAAGAACTGGAAGCGGTGGATGGCATGGTCCGCGTCGCTGCCGATCCCAAGCGTTCGCTCACGTGGAAGGAGGCGTGCTCGAAGATCGGCGCCATGCCGATCACGGCGCGCGGCGTGAACAAGGCCGGCCTGACGCCCGACCTGACCAACTCCAACGTGGGCGGCGTGCAGATGGCCGACGTTTCCGTCGACGTGGAAACCGGCATCGTCAAGGTGAACAAGATGGTGGCGGTGCAGGATTGCGGGCTGGTGGTTGACCTGAAGCTGGCCGAGAGCCAGGTGTACGGGGCGCTCATCATGGGCATCAGCTACGCGCTCTACGAGGAGAAGATCATGGACCCGCTGAGCGGGCGCATGCTGAATCCCAACATGGAGTTCTACCGGCTGGCGGGCATCGGCGACATTCCGCCGCTGGAAGTGCACATGATGACGGGCGGCATCTACGACGAGCGCGGCGTCATCGGCCTGGGCGAGCCGCCGGTGGTTTCGCCGGGCGCAGCCATCAGCAACGCGGTCGCGAACGCCATCGGCGTGCGCGTGCCGGTCATCCCGCTCACGCCCGACCGCGTGCTCGCCGCGCTGGAGCAGGGCCAGAAAGGAGCCTCGGCATGA
- the cofH gene encoding 5-amino-6-(D-ribitylamino)uracil--L-tyrosine 4-hydroxyphenyl transferase CofH, with amino-acid sequence MKAHISTLTSQHIAEFPHMSWADAAPRVSPRVRRALETALERRDGAALTRDECLLLANSESDDLAGLLVAGNELRRELAGDVVTYVVNRNINFTNVCFVGCRFCAFSRGPHDDDRYFMPLDEVARRTVEARERGATEVCIQGGLPRGLHPYYYRDILRAVKQAVPDMHTHAFSPMETVYGVELTGMPLADYLRMLREAGLDTMPGTAAEILDDGVRAILSRNKLSSARWREVITTAHRCGIRTTSTLMYGHVEEPEHWVDQLLLFRAMQSETGGFTEFVPLGFVHQHTDLYLKGLARPGPTLDEHLKIHALARVLLAGSINNVQVSWVKLSREVSQMCLQAGANDYGGTLMDENISRLAGATSGQYLGAEEFHQRIRELGRVPAERNTTYTKMNFELRPEACSGALARPAVAGTASAHAGPLVTIAEASR; translated from the coding sequence ATGAAAGCGCACATCAGCACACTCACGTCCCAGCACATCGCCGAGTTTCCGCACATGAGCTGGGCGGACGCTGCGCCGCGCGTCTCGCCTCGCGTCCGGCGCGCCCTGGAGACAGCCCTCGAGCGCCGCGACGGGGCCGCCCTCACGCGCGATGAGTGCCTGCTGCTGGCGAACTCGGAATCGGACGATCTGGCGGGCCTGCTGGTCGCCGGCAACGAACTGCGCCGCGAGCTGGCCGGCGACGTGGTCACCTACGTGGTGAACCGCAACATCAATTTCACGAACGTCTGCTTCGTTGGCTGCCGCTTCTGCGCCTTCAGCCGCGGGCCGCACGATGACGACCGCTATTTCATGCCGCTCGACGAGGTCGCGCGCCGCACCGTCGAAGCCCGCGAGCGCGGCGCCACCGAGGTCTGCATCCAGGGCGGGCTGCCGCGCGGCCTGCATCCTTATTACTATCGCGATATTTTGCGGGCGGTGAAGCAGGCCGTGCCCGACATGCACACCCACGCCTTCTCTCCCATGGAAACGGTGTACGGCGTGGAGCTCACCGGCATGCCGCTGGCCGATTACCTGCGCATGCTGCGCGAGGCCGGCCTCGACACCATGCCCGGCACCGCGGCCGAGATCCTGGACGACGGCGTGCGCGCCATCCTCTCGCGCAACAAGCTCTCTTCGGCGCGCTGGCGCGAGGTGATTACCACCGCGCACCGCTGCGGCATTCGCACCACGTCCACGCTGATGTACGGCCACGTCGAGGAGCCGGAGCACTGGGTGGACCAGTTGCTGCTCTTCCGCGCAATGCAGTCGGAGACCGGTGGCTTCACCGAGTTTGTGCCGCTCGGGTTCGTCCACCAGCACACCGACCTCTACCTGAAGGGACTGGCGCGGCCCGGGCCGACGCTCGACGAGCATTTGAAGATCCATGCGCTGGCGCGCGTCCTGCTGGCGGGCAGCATCAACAATGTGCAAGTATCGTGGGTGAAGCTGAGCCGGGAGGTGTCGCAGATGTGCCTCCAGGCCGGCGCGAACGATTATGGCGGGACGCTGATGGACGAAAACATCTCGCGCCTGGCGGGCGCGACCTCGGGACAGTATCTCGGCGCGGAGGAATTTCACCAGCGCATCCGCGAACTGGGACGGGTGCCGGCTGAACGCAACACCACCTATACGAAAATGAATTTCGAGCTTCGGCCCGAGGCCTGCAGCGGCGCGCTCGCGCGTCCTGCGGTCGCGGGTACGGCCTCCGCGCATGCGGGCCCGCTGGTCACCATCGCGGAGGCCTCCCGTTGA
- a CDS encoding DUF1326 domain-containing protein, which translates to MRTRILSVMLAAALLSAAARAKIVGDYIETRSADVYTGQCFANGESGLVGDQAILAWHVRQGTWNGVKLDGLNVVAAVKASATLGDPYGNPYPAKAVIVVDDQASPAERAALVSFARNQGGKLLADVVKVEAAPIDMQVVAGHSARAVLRAGAFVNVETRGMSDKDHVCGNEETYYQPLTPTSHAMPAVAVTDKYAGPGLGVSWTLHDKRSAFVGSFGQ; encoded by the coding sequence ATGCGCACAAGAATTCTTTCCGTCATGCTGGCGGCCGCGCTGCTGAGCGCCGCGGCGCGCGCCAAGATTGTGGGCGACTACATCGAAACGCGGAGCGCCGACGTTTACACCGGGCAGTGCTTCGCCAACGGCGAGTCCGGCCTGGTGGGCGACCAGGCCATCCTGGCCTGGCACGTCCGTCAGGGCACGTGGAACGGCGTGAAGCTCGACGGCCTCAACGTGGTCGCCGCCGTGAAGGCGAGCGCCACGCTGGGCGATCCCTACGGCAATCCCTATCCCGCCAAGGCGGTGATCGTGGTTGATGATCAGGCCTCGCCCGCCGAGCGGGCCGCGCTGGTGAGCTTCGCCAGGAACCAGGGCGGCAAGCTGCTGGCCGACGTGGTGAAGGTCGAGGCCGCGCCCATTGACATGCAGGTCGTTGCCGGGCACAGCGCTCGCGCCGTGCTCCGCGCCGGCGCCTTCGTGAATGTGGAGACGCGCGGCATGAGCGACAAGGACCACGTCTGCGGCAACGAGGAGACCTACTATCAGCCGCTGACGCCGACCAGCCATGCCATGCCCGCGGTCGCGGTCACCGACAAGTACGCGGGCCCGGGGCTGGGCGTGAGCTGGACGCTGCACGACAAGCGCAGCGCCTTCGTGGGCAGCTTCGGTCAGTAA